The following proteins come from a genomic window of Plectropomus leopardus isolate mb chromosome 11, YSFRI_Pleo_2.0, whole genome shotgun sequence:
- the slc17a8 gene encoding vesicular glutamate transporter 3 yields the protein MPFGGLAGLKEQVLKPGKEEVKNTVGDSLGKLQRKIDGSNVEEEDNIELTEDGRPVASAPRAAPLLDCSCGGLPKRYIIAILSGLGFCISFGIRCNLGVAIVEMVNNNTVYINGTPVIQKAQFNWDPETVGLIHGSFFWGYIVTQIPGGFISNKLFANRVFGAAIFLTSVLNMFIPSAARVHYGCVMFVRILQGLVEGVTYPACHGMWSKWAPPLERSRLATTSFCGSYAGAVIAMPLAGVLVQYVGWSSVFYVYGVFGIIWYVLWLLLAYGSPAEHPTITDEERTYIESTIGETMRQLSVTEKFKTPWRRFFTSMPVYAIIVANFCRSWTFYLLLISQPAYFEEVFGFPISKVGILSAVPHMVMTIVVPIGGQLADFLRSNKIMSTTNVRKLMNCGGFGMEATLLLVVGFSHTRGVAITFLVLAVGFSGFAISGFNVNHLDIAPRYASILMGISNGVGTLSGMVCPLIVGALTKHKTRLEWQNVFVIASMVHYSGVIFYAIFASGEQQDWANPESTSEDKCGIIDEDELAEESELNMENTMAPKMSYGTTDNSSGRIQGWKKKRGVTMQEEEEHYGNGDYQDRYQ from the exons ATGCCTTTCGGTGGGTTAGCAGGTTTGAAGGAACAGGTGCTTAAGCCGGGGAAGGAGGAAGTGAAGAACACAGTGGGGGACTCTCTAGGAAAGCTGCAAAG GAAAATAGATGGTAGTAATGTAGAAGAAGAGGACAACATTGAACTAACAGAGGATGGGCGTCCAGTGGCATCAGCACCACGTGCTGCCCCACTGCTGGACTGCAGCTGCGGCGGTCTGCCCAAGCGCTACATCATTGCCATCCTCAGTGGCCTGGGCTTCTGCATCTCCTTTGGCATCCGATGCAACCTTGGTGTGGCCATAGTGGAGATGGTGAACAACAACACCGTCTACATCAACGGGACTCCTGTGATTCAG AAAGCTCAGTTTAACTGGGACCCGGAGACAGTGGGGCTCATCCATGGATCCTTCTTCTGGGGCTACATCGTCACTCAAATCCCTGGTGGTTTCATTTCCAACAAGCTGTTTGCCAACAG GGTGTTTGGGGCTGCCATTTTCCTGACGTCAGTGCTCAACATGTTCATCCCATCAGCAGCGAGGGTGCACTACGGTTGTGTCATGTTTGTTCGCATCCTGCAGGGCTTAGTGGAG GGTGTCACCTACCCAGCATGTCATGGGATGTGGTCCAAATGGGCGCCACCTCTTGAACGGAGTCGACTGGCCACAACTTCATTCTGCG GATCCTACGCAGGAGCAGTGATCGCCATGCCTTTAGCTGGAGTGCTCGTTCAGTATGTCGGATGGTCCTCGGTCTTCTATGTCTATG GTGTGTTTGGGATCATCTGGTATGTTCTGTGGCTCCTGCTGGCATACGGAAGTCCTGCTGAACATCCCACAATCACCGATGAGGAGAGGACGTACATCGAGTCTACCATCGGAGAAACAATGCGCCAGCTGAGTGTAACTGAg AAATTCAAGACTCCGTGGCGTCGTTTTTTCACCTCCATGCCTGTCTATGCCATCATCGTGGCCAACTTTTGTCGCAGCTGGACCTTCTACCTGCTCCTCATAAGCCAGCCGGCGTATTTTGAGGAAGTCTTCGGATTCCCCATCAGCAAG GTGGGGATCCTGTCCGCTGTCCCCCACATGGTGATGACAATTGTAGTTCCAATTGGAGGACAGCTGGCTGACTTCTTACGCAGCAACAAAATCATGTCCACCACAAATGTGAGGAAACTCATGAACTGTGGAG GATTTGGTATGGAGGCCACTCTGCTGTTGGTGGTGGGGTTTTCTCACACTCGAGGAGTCGCCATCACTTTTCTGGTTCTGGCTGTAGGTTTCAGTGGATTCGCCATCTCAG GTTTTAATGTCAATCACTTGGATATTGCTCCTCGCTACGCCAGCATCCTGATGGGCATTTCTAATGGTGTGGGAACGCTATCTGGGATGGTGTGTCCTTTGATTGTTGGAGCCCTGACTAAACACAAG ACTCGTCTGGAGTGGCAGAATGTCTTTGTTATTGCATCTATGGTGCATTACTCAGGGGTCATCTTCTACGCTATCTTTGCTTCGGGAGAGCAGCAGGACTGGGCCAATCCTGAGAGCACCAGCGAGGATAAATGCGGCATTATTGATGAGGACGAGCTTGCTGAGGAGTCAGAGCTCAATATGGAAAACACGATGGCTCCCAAAATGAGTTACGGAACCACAGACAATTCATCTGGTCGAATACAGGGCtggaaaaagaagagaggagtgACGAtgcaagaggaggaggaacattATGGGAATGGTGACTACCAGGATCGGTACCAGTGA